The Microbacterium trichothecenolyticum sequence GGGGAAACGGCGACGCCGGCGAACGTAGGATGAAGCCATGGTGCGTCGACGTTCCCGCGAAGTCCGGCCGGTCGTCCGTCCGTCGCGGCACGGCCGACATGGGCGCGAGGATCGCAGCCCCGTCGTGCGACCGCCGCTGCCCCCCATCGATACCCGCGTCGAACGGTTCGACATCGCTGTGAGCGCGGCCGCGGAGTTCTTGCGGTCGGCCTGGTCCGAGCTGCGCGAGGTGTCGTTCGAGATCGGCATCATGCCGCCCGCCGCGGCCGACGGCATCCCCCGGTGGACCGTGCTGCGCGACGAGAAGCGCATCATCCTGTATCGCGTGCCGATCGAGCGCCTGGGACACCCGCACCACGACGACGACCTGCACCGGCGCATGATGATCGAAGGCGCCGTCTTCCGTGCCGCCGCCGAGTACCTCGACCGCGACCCGTGGGACCTCGGCCCCGAGCGCTTCCGCTTCTTCTGATCGCGTCAGGATCGTCCTCGGCGACCGCTGGAGGCCGCCGCACGAGTCAGGGCAGGACGCTCAGCGCCGCCGCCGCGGCGTCGGCGGGCCACAGCGGGTACGACGCCAGGGCTCCGGCACCCGAGTAGGTGACCGCTGCGCGCACGGCGGCACTCGTCTCGAGACGGTACACCCCGGCTGCCGCCGCCACGGCGGTGCTCGTTCCGGCGGGAACGCTCGCCTGGATCGGCGCGGCACCGTCGGTGGGCGTGAGGGTGACCGTGGCGTCCTGCGCTTCCGCGGTCACGACGACCGCGGCTCCGACGCCGGGCGCCACCGCGACGAAGCCCGCCGTGGTGATGCGCGGAGTGGGGACGTACCAGGCGAAGTCCGCGCCCTCCCCGAATCCCGTGGTCGACCACGTCGCGCCCACGACGGGGGCGGTGGCGTCGACCTCGACGGTGTACGCCCCCGCCGTCAGACCCGACAGATCGAGCGAGGTCGGCTTGCCGGCTGTGAGCGGAACCTGCGTCGCGGCGGGCGCCGTCGCCGACGGGTCCAACGGCGACAGGGTGACCGTCGCGGTGGCATCCGCTCCCGGTGCCAGCAGGCGCAGCACGGTGCCGGCCTGCCCCTGCCCCGAGGTGAGCACCTGCACACCGGGGATGACCAGGCGCGTGTCGGCTTGGGCGATGGGGGCGACCTGATCGCTTCCGCCGGGCAGGAGCACACGGGTGAGGCTGGCTTGGAGCGATGCGTGCACGGGAGCGCCCGATGAGACGACCCGCACGACGGGGCTCTCCTCGCCCAGCAGCAGGCCCGCCAGCGGAACCACGCGGCGACCTCCGGCAGGCACCACGAGGTTGGTGCCGCCGGGGGGCTGCGAGACGCCCTGTGCGCCGTAGACGCTCAGCTGCACCGTGGCCGGGACGTCACCGGGGTTGGCGAGCTCCACGAGGTCGTTCGCGCCCGTCGTCGTGGCACCGCCCACGAGCCACGACTCCGCGAGAGGAGCACGGCACGCGGATGCCGCGAACCCGGTGAGGTCGTCGGAGACGGCGGTGGCCGAGCCCGCGGCGGCCAGCGGCGTCGGAGCGCCGTCACGGGGGGCGGCGCGCAGCGCCTCCGCGTCGCCGGAGGCGTCGGCGGTCGCGCCGGTCAATCCGCTCGTGACGGGATCGCTGTCGGCAGGGCCGCTGACGACCTGCTGGGCCGCGGCCGCGCTCAGGCTGCCGGCCGCATCGGCACTGCGCCCGAGGGCGAGCAGCGGGCCGTCGCAGGCGAGCACGGTGTCGGAGGGGGCCGGCGTGGCCTCCACACGCAGAGGGGTCGCCGCGTACTCGGGCCACGGGGCGGCGATGCCGACCACGGTGCCCACCACCGCCGCCGTGGCCACGGCGGCGCCGGCGACGACGCGGGCGCTCGTGGCGGCGAAGCGGACGAGACGACGATCGCTCATCGGGATCCTCCCGGCGTCGGGCCGACGATGCGCGGCGTGCGACGCGCGACGCGGCGCGAGGCGGCGGTGGGAACGGCCAGCAGCAGCGCGACGACGATGACGCCGATCGAGCCCGCGGCGACCAGCCGCTGCAGGTTGCTCTGGTGCTCGTCGAGCGACGCCCGCGGTTGCAGGGCGGTGTTCACCCGCCAGAGGTCGCCCCGCGAGGTCGCCCCCACGGGGTCGAGCAGATCGCGCTGGTCGAGAGACGTCGCGGCCCCGAGACGCGCACCGCGGATGACGTCGTCTT is a genomic window containing:
- a CDS encoding DUF5719 family protein, whose product is MSDRRLVRFAATSARVVAGAAVATAAVVGTVVGIAAPWPEYAATPLRVEATPAPSDTVLACDGPLLALGRSADAAGSLSAAAAQQVVSGPADSDPVTSGLTGATADASGDAEALRAAPRDGAPTPLAAAGSATAVSDDLTGFAASACRAPLAESWLVGGATTTGANDLVELANPGDVPATVQLSVYGAQGVSQPPGGTNLVVPAGGRRVVPLAGLLLGEESPVVRVVSSGAPVHASLQASLTRVLLPGGSDQVAPIAQADTRLVIPGVQVLTSGQGQAGTVLRLLAPGADATATVTLSPLDPSATAPAATQVPLTAGKPTSLDLSGLTAGAYTVEVDATAPVVGATWSTTGFGEGADFAWYVPTPRITTAGFVAVAPGVGAAVVVTAEAQDATVTLTPTDGAAPIQASVPAGTSTAVAAAAGVYRLETSAAVRAAVTYSGAGALASYPLWPADAAAAALSVLP